Genomic DNA from Plasmodium chabaudi chabaudi strain AS genome assembly, chromosome: 1:
aagtatatacaaaatttaaaaaattacaaataaatcaaatataaaaataaaataatgaaacatAAAGTTGTAAAGccaagaaatatatattgttgatttatttttgaattcTATTATTCTTGGTGCCAATGTGTTCATCCTTGTGGATCACGCATTTGCATTATGAGGCAAGGTTATGCTTATGGGCTATGGTTTTGGTTACTTAATCGGCGTTTTGAGTTATGGTCGGgggaatattataatttaattgtttataatatttttatctgcAAATGttgattaaatatatgtaccaTCCCGTATGCTTAATCTCTGGATGGTGTCTAAATATACAACCAAAAGCTGCATACCCATTCATatgaaagaaatataacaaatagTAAATcttcataaataatgacGGTTATATTTGTAGTATTCACAAAATTAATGCATATAGACACATcctaatattaaaagacaTAAACAATTAATACACAAAAATGCATTCGTAAAGCAAAAAAACACTTTATGATTGTAATTTAAAGCAGCCATTATACATGGAAATAAATCGTTTTATTAACATGAATCTTCTAATATTACAATgctaaaaaacatatatgaaATACATCCTTATCTACGaaggaaataataatcaaaatattttccaaCAATGGGTTCCTGATAAATGTTAGCATGCCCATCGATCTAAGAAGAAAGCGTAAAtgaatgaatatataaaatgtttaaattttttgcaaATTATAGCAtacattataaatatgtatatttatttaaacaattgttgaaaattatcatgttattaatatttgtatGCCGCTTACAGATTCGACATAGGTGACATTAACACTGGTGTCGCATCTTCGAATAATATATCCAGCTAAGTTAACAACCgttttttccaattttccttttctaaTATCATCTTCAGAATCAATTTCGGTTTTGAATAAATTTGcattttctattattttgtttttatattctttcgCGGAAGGGTTGTGATCATTTATATCTGCTGAAGACATGACAATTACAGTTGTGTCTTCTGATAcctacaaaattaataaaaatatattgcacAAATTATTGTGAATAGTATGAAAAATACGATTTATAACGAAACGGAAGAGGAAAGGTTTCTTTACTTGAGTTTTTTTGACTaaagcataaaaatatttctgaGGGgatccaattttttttttatagcgttgttgtattattactaaACTTGGATCGTATACACGGGCaacttttcaaaaaaaaaatttggattatgtaaattaaaatgttaTGAATATGGAGGTATGGGAAAAAGTAAATAGTACAGCATAACAATGGCAACAGTAAATCACGAAATGTCGAATAAATAGTAACAATCATATGTTGACTTGactaattatttatgttttgtaTACTTTTAACAGTCCCCTTATTGAAAGGATTGGGATGATTGGGATCCCATATCTCGTTTATTAGTTCATCATACTAATGGAAACAAAGAggaatatatgcatataaattataattattttttaattctaatTTGATTTATAACTTTAATATTGTTCATTAATTGGTACCTGATTGGCATCATAAATTGcataatgaattttttcaatatcggttttttcttcatgtttttttttatataaaagcaCATTAAGAGAAGAATCTGTcctacaaaatatatagccATCTGTATTTGTAGCATGTTGTTCTAAATGTTTTATAGCCTCGTCCATAAGTTTGTGCGCTTCTTTAGCTTCTTTGGGATTGGTACATAATAGGtgcttgtttttttcatatactTCTTCTGGGCTATCATTGgcaaaaatatgcatattttttatacgtacaaaaataaagatattgtattaatattataacatGGTTGTACAtgtgtatatttaatatgtttataatgAAGCAtgtgatatatattatattatatatatttttgtattttcttACGTAAGGCAACTATCATTTGTTTTAGATGGTGTAGCCTTTTTTGAAGTAGGCTCAGTTGCTAggattttattattcacaTGTAAGAAGACacttaaaagaaaaaaaacaatttgaatataaaacttattcatttttgaaCTTTACAAACAcgatattaaaatatatattaacattttgtttaaataaaaattaacaacTCGAAAGATTGCGCaacataattaaaattaaagcaaaaaattttcgccaataaagtataaaaaacaaatatttatttaaaaaaatacaaattattatttaaacaacAAATTTGTATGTTTTTATCagatttataaatttaatatattttttatttaaataattcaataaCAAGACGATGCCAAAATagaatttttcataattaaagaatatcaaaaatattatgattcataatttaattaataatgttatataaatgatatttttaatatatcgcATTATGAATACCcaagttttatattttataattgatTAGGCTCAATTTagaatttataaaagatcCCATTACGTATggaatcatatatatacttatatttatatataatagaaaaaacaaTGGTGTTTTTACCTAATAGAAAATCAACATttaaaatagaaatataaaagcaTGCATTGGTTTTAatatagttatatatatttacattattaattatattcaaataattgtTTCGATCtattttccatttgttttacaaaatttctTTGGTAAtggtattttttaatatataatgcatgtattgtatttttaaatattaaataatttaatttaatctGAGAAATGcagttaattttataaattactAGAATACAACATTTTAcctcataataatattctaAAAGTTATATTATGAGAATCACCCATTTTGTGATTTTTTTGTCACCtttaatacaatttttactaaataacatttttcTAACAAGATTCTTAatcttataaaaattatttattggtATAATATCGACCcctatgtttttttataagttaATACAAATTACAAATTCTCTTTTAATAGTAAAACAaagtatatacaaattttaaaaaagtacaaataaatcaaatataaaaataaaataatgaaacatAAGGTTGTAAAATCAGAAAATAcgtataattatttattttttaattctattattattagtgCCAATTTATTTATCCTTTATGGATCATGTATTTGCATTATGAGGCAAGGTTATGGTTTTGGTCAATGAATCGGTGTTTTGAGTTATGGTTGTgggaatattataatttattgtttataatatttttatctgtAAATGctgattaaaaatatgtaccATCCCGTATACTTAATCTCTGGATGGTGTCTAAATATACAACCAAAAGCTGCATACCCATTCATatgaaagaaatataacaaataaaagattttcataaataataacgGTTATATTTGGGGTGTTcacaaaattaatacatATCTACATACATcctaatattaaaagacataaacaattaatatacaaaaaaaataattcttaaaacaaaaaaacacTTTATGACTGTAATTTAAAGCATCCATTATACATGGAAACAAATCGTTTTGTTAACAGAAATCTTCTAATATTACAGTactaaaaaacatatatgaaatatatccTTATCTACGaacgaaataataattaaaaagttttcCAACAAGCCATTCTTGATAAATGGTAGCATGTCCATCgatctaaaaaaaaagggtaaatggatgaatatataaaatgtttaaattttttgcaaATTATAGCAtacattataaatatgtatatttatttaaacaattGTTGAAAATGATCatgttattaatatttgtatatcgCTTACAGATTCGACATAGGTAATATTAGTATAACTGACATTGGCTTCAACAATGTATCCAGCTAAATTAACAACCgttttttccaattttccttttctaaTATCTTCTTCAGAATCGATGTCAGTTTTGAATAAATTTGCATTTTCTatgattttgtttttatatatttttttggaagGGTTGtgatcatttatatttggtGTAGTCATGACAATTATAGTTTTGTTTCCCGATAtctacaaaattaataaaagtaCATTTGAATAAATTGCATGTCATAATATGAGAAATACGATCTATAACGAAACAGAAGAGGAAATGATTTCTTACTCGAGCTCTTTTGACTaaagcataaaaatatttctgaCGGGAtagaaattttttttcgtaacGTTGTTGTATCATTACTAAACTTGGATCGTACACACGGGTaacttttcaaaaaaaaaatttggattatgtaaattaaaatattatgaatttgAAGATAtgggaaataataaatcacGAAATGTCGAATAAATAGTAACAATAATGCACTAATTTTACTAGctatttatgttttgtaTACTTTTAACAGAGCCGTTATTGAAAGGACTGTCATGGTTAGGATCccatatattgtatattatatcataataCTAATGGAAACAAAgagaaatatatgtacataaattataactattttttaattttaatttgattTATAACTTTAATATTGTTCGTTAATTGGTACCTGACTGTCACCACAAATTGtataatgaattttttcaacATCTGTTTTTTCgtcatgtttttttttatataaaagcaTATGAAGAGAAGAATCTGTTCTACAAGTTTCATAATCATCTACACTTTCtgcatgtttttttaaatgttcTATGGCTTCGTTCATAAGTTCTCGCGCTCCTTTAATTTCTTCGGGATTGGTACATAATAAATGCTGGTGATTTACAAATACTTCTTCTGGCCTATCATTGATCAAAAttgacatattttttatatgtaaaaaaataatgatattgcGTTTATATTATAGCATTGTTTCGATgatgtatatttaatattttcacaatgaaatatgtaatatatatattgttgtaTTTTCTTACGTAAGATAATGATATGTTGATTCGGGTGTTGTAGATGTTCCTGGAGCAGACTCAGTTGCTAgggttttattattcacaTGTAAGAAGACacttaaaagaaaaaaaactatttgaatataaaatctattcatttttgaactttacaaacaaaatattaaaatatatattaacattttgtttaaataaaaattaacaacTCGAAAAGTTGCGCagcataattaaaattgaagCAAACATTTTTCGACaataaagtataaaaaacaaatatttatttaaaacaaattaaggtaaatatttaaacaaaaaaaatacataattatataatacacatggttttattatatttataaaatacatcgatttttcatttaattgatccaattataaaacaagcaacaataacaaaaacattaaaaaatattataatacataatataaatatttttaattatattatatatatatatagcattTTTAACATGATATGTTGTGAAATTgtgattttttaatttttataattcattaaattaaaaatacgaTCAAAAACTatattgataaatataggatggcacatatattaaatttatgcGAGCATAGAATACATCTATATGCtttatctatattattcCTTTCACAACATGCcgataatataaaagtttaaattaatattaaaaaaacccTATATGTTTTAACATGTTctgatattatttaattttaaaataatatttgataatatatgatttgAATACAATTACATGCATATAGTATGGTtgatacatattatattttaaaacggttcaaataaagatatatgATCATGCAACCCAATATATCCCAACCCCCTCCATGTAGAAAAAggcatataaattttatatagttatattttttctaaaaatataataaagattgttttttatattgtcatttaatttttatgtaattaaattaatttatataaagtaataaaaatataataattttttaattataaaaaacaatttataGAACTGTAATTAAGATTTAATAGAATTAATCTTGttcaaatattaaaacataataattaaatattattttttatgtaataattatatttgttttttactttttttagtGCTTTAtagtataaatttttaaactttTACCGTTTTTAAATTTCCTCAAAATGTTTGCTTAAATCTACATAgatattctatattttaatgtCAATATTAActtcaaattattaaaatatatatattgtttttgtaCTTTATTACTAGTATATGTATAAGTCATTGCGTTTGAAGTAGACATCTATATAATAGAATCttgtaattttatatataaattggaaataatacaaaataagctttatctatatataattgcaAAATAACGTTGTTGAAGATGAAGGCAATATCATTAGGCCTATTTTCCTCAATAATATTTAGTATAGTTTTAGCAAAAAGCAGTTCAGATTCGGGGTCCCCCACGGGTTGCGTAATATAcgaaaaaacgaaaaaaaatacatcatattttatatgtctatattaattgttttaattaattttgtatataaatataataataaattaacaatatttgatatgtttttaattttgttattttgtTTAGTTTGGATTCCGTAGAAAAAAAGCAAAGAAAAGGCATAAGACGGAACTTGGATCAGTTAAGGCTAAAGACAAGGAAGAGTTTGACCCTGATATTCCAAATATCAAATTTATAGATGAATTTACTCCAATAACGTTAGAAGATTCCAAAGGATGCCTGAGTATATTAGATGAGCTCTTTGTCTCAGAAACCGATGGTACTATTACTGATAAAGTGACGGGATCTTTAAGAAGAGAAAAAGATTCCAGTGTATCAGGATGGTATATTAGACCATATGAAGAAGATTATGAAGATATGATTATGGTTAATTCTATTCCTCTTAGGGAATATTATCAGCACGAACAACAGAACGTAGATAAGATGCCTGAAAAACAAGAATTTTcagtagaaaaaaaattaagtacAATAAATGACGATGACGAAAGTACGATATATGAAGATGACGCAAGTACGATACTTGGGGATTACGACATTATGCTAAATGTATTTGAAGAAATAGATACAGAAGTGGTATCATGTTTCGAAGATGGAGAAAATCACGGTGAAggtgaaaaaaatcaagGTGAATGTGAACAAAATCAAAGTGAAGGTGAAAAAAATCAGGGTGTAAGTGAagaaaatggaaatgaAGACAACCATGAAGAATGAAATACAACAGCAGAATAAATAACGAATAAACTAAATATGAAGTAATATAGCTCTAAAAATCGTTATTGAAAAATCACAATGAGCAAAAAGcgaatatattatataaatatgtttttttatagaataataataacaataagaAAACGATTATGTATTTGCAAATTTTTCAAGTTATacacttttttaattaattaaaaatatttttttgtgccttttttaatttttaaaagggTGTTTTCTTATATTCATGCTAAGCatatccatatatattattttagtgggatttatttttgtgtataccatttttttaatatgcttAGATTTtgtcatcatttttaaatgcatTTGAATGCTATAAATGTTTAGCTTGATTCTCATGTAAAATATTgcaattaaatatattgcaggtttgttattttttaaaattattaaacaataaaacatatgataatataaatttaatttaatgaTTATGTCTTATAATacaatttgataatatttattgcttatataaaaatgattaaaaaaatatatatattaagatTATCAGaaataatgttttaaaaaatgatgatagtGGTCATGACCCCTATATGAAGAATAATATTCCCCTTTAGACAGAGCACATTCGATATTTTGTACAGGTACAATTATTATGTGAATATGCCTGC
This window encodes:
- a CDS encoding fam-a protein; the protein is MNKFYIQIVFFLLSVFLHVNNKILATEPTSKKATPSKTNDSCLTPEEVYEKNKHLLCTNPKEAKEAHKLMDEAIKHLEQHATNTDGYIFCRTDSSLNVLLYKKKHEEKTDIEKIHYAIYDANQYDELINEIWDPNHPNPFNKGTVKIARVYDPSLVIIQQRYKKKIGSPQKYFYALVKKTQVSEDTTVIVMSSADINDHNPSAKEYKNKIIENANLFKTEIDSEDDIRKGKLEKTVVNLAGYIIRRCDTSVNVTYVESIDGHANIYQEPIVGKYFDYYFLRR
- a CDS encoding erythrocyte membrane antigen 1 — encoded protein: MKAISLGLFSSIIFSIVLAKSSSDSGSPTGCFGFRRKKAKKRHKTELGSVKAKDKEEFDPDIPNIKFIDEFTPITLEDSKGCLSILDELFVSETDGTITDKVTGSLRREKDSSVSGWYIRPYEEDYEDMIMVNSIPLREYYQHEQQNVDKMPEKQEFSVEKKLSTINDDDESTIYEDDASTILGDYDIMLNVFEEIDTEVVSCFEDGENHGEGEKNQGECEQNQSEGEKNQGVSEENGNEDNHEE
- a CDS encoding fam-a protein encodes the protein MNRFYIQIVFFLLSVFLHVNNKTLATESAPGTSTTPESTYHYLTPEEVFVNHQHLLCTNPEEIKGARELMNEAIEHLKKHAESVDDYETCRTDSSLHMLLYKKKHDEKTDVEKIHYTICGDSQYYDIIYNIWDPNHDSPFNNGSVKITRVYDPSLVMIQQRYEKKFLSRQKYFYALVKRARISGNKTIIVMTTPNINDHNPSKKIYKNKIIENANLFKTDIDSEEDIRKGKLEKTVVNLAGYIVEANVSYTNITYVESIDGHATIYQEWLVGKLFNYYFVRR